In Rosa chinensis cultivar Old Blush chromosome 1, RchiOBHm-V2, whole genome shotgun sequence, a genomic segment contains:
- the LOC112194836 gene encoding glucosamine inositolphosphorylceramide transferase 1 isoform X1: MGFSPAGGGGGGGGGTSNGTGNNSTSNNNNNNNSNNSSCCNMSLKCRCKWRCLMSSGFVFFFGCFVLFGSVATIYVWFAFTPYYYARGTAESSSSAAVLGCQEDNEGSWSVGVFFGDSPFNLKPIEAVNVWRDKSAAWPVANPVVTCASVSESGFPSNFVADPFLYVQGDTLYMFYETKNSITMQGDIGVSKSSDKGATWQQLGIALDEEWHLSYPYVFHYLGHIYMMPESSTNGEVRLYRALSFPMQWTLEKVILKKPLVDSFLINYDGAYWLFGSDHSGFGTTKNGQLEIWYSSSPLGPWKPHKKNPIYNGDKSFGARNGGRPFFYNGNLYRFGQDCAETYGRRVRTFKVEVLTKDEYKEVEVPLGLPEPNKGRNAWNGVRFHHLDVQQLNTGGWIAVMDGDRVPSGDSVHRFIVGSASVAIVAILVILLGVLLGAVKCMIPPNWCTHNSGKRSDAFMACERSYLCSSKLRRFCSRLNRAVSSLRGRIKPNTCAGRLVLAIYLAFGVAAMCTGVKYIYGGSGAEEAYPLKGHYSQFTLLTMTYDARLWNLKMYVKHYSRCSSVREIVVVWNKGIPPEASDFDSAVPVRIRVEKQNSLNNRFKLDSLIKTRAVLELDDDIMMTCNDIERGFRIWRQHPDRIVGFYPRLIDGSPLKYRGEKHARSHRGYNMILTGAAFLDSQVAFKRYWSEEASPGRDFVDKSFNCEDVLMNYLYANASSSQNVEYVRPAWAIDTSKLSGAAISRNTQVHYNKRSNCLVKFSEMYGTLAGRKWEFDGRKDGWDV, translated from the exons atgGGTTTCAGTCCTGCGGGCggcggcggtggcggtggcggtggtaCGAGCAATGGTACCGGGAATAATAGCAccagtaataataataataataataatagtaataatagtAGCTGCTGTAACATGAGCCTCAAGTGTAGGTGTAAATGGAGGTGCCTGATGTCGTCGGGGTTCGTTTTCTTCTTCGGCTGTTTTGTGTTGTTCGGATCAGTCGCTACGATTTATGTGTGGTTTGCTTTCACGCCGTATTATTATGCTCGCGGCACAGCGGAGTCGTCGTCGTCGGCCGCCGTGCTTGGGTGTCAGGAGGACAATGAAGGTTCTTGGTCCGTTGGTGTTTTCTTCGGTGACTCTCCCTTTAATCTCAAGCCCATTGAAGCT GTGAATGTATGGAGAGACAAGAGTGCCGCCTGGCCTGTGGCAAACCCTGTTGTGACTTGTGCATCAGTTTCTGAATCTGGTTTCCCAAGTAATTTTGTTGCTGATCCTTTCCTTTATGTCCAG GGAGATACTTTGTACATGTTCTATGAAACCAAAAATTCAATCACCATGCAAGGAGATATTGGGGTTTCAAAAAGCTCTGATAAAGGAGCAACATGGCAGCAATTAGGCATTGCCTTGGATGAAGAGTGGCATCTCTCTTATCCATATGTCTTTCACTACCTTGGCCAT ATATATATGATGCCTGAAAGCAGCACGAATGGCGAAGTTCGTCTCTATCGAGCCCTCAGTTTTCCCATGCAATGGACTCTAGAAAAGGTGATCTTGAAAAAGCCTCTTGTCGACTCATTCcttatcaattatgatggagccTATTGGCTTTTCGGTTCAGACCACAGTGGATTTGGCACCACAAAGAATGGACAGTTGGAAATCTGGTACAGTAGCTCGCCTTTGGGTCCTTGGAAACCACACAAGAAGAACCCTATATATAATGGTGACAAGAGCTTTGGGGCTCGAAATGGAGGCAGACCATTTTTTTACAACGGGAATCTCTATCGCTTTGGTCAAGACTGTGCTGAAACGTATGGGAGACGTGTGCGCACCTTTAAGGTGGAAGTTCTTACCAAAGATGAATATAAGGAAGTTGAAGTCCCGTTGGGCCTTCCTGAGCCAAATAAGGGTCGCAATGCTTGGAATGGTGTTCGCTTCCATCATCTCGATGTGCAACAACTAAATACTGGAGGGTGGATTGCAGTAATGGATGGAGACCGTGTACCTTCTGGAGATTCTGTACACAGGTTTATTGTTGGTAGTGCTTCAGTTGCCATTGTCGCTATACTTGTTATATTACTAGGTGTACTACTTGGAGCTGTGAAGTGCATGATTCCCCCCAATTGGTGCACTCACAACTCGGGTAAGAGAAGTGATGCATTCATGGCTTGTGAAAGGTCATATCTGTGTTCGTCCAAACTGAGACGTTTTTGCAGCCGCTTGAACAGAGCAGTTTCATCCCTCAGAGGTAGGATTAAGCCTAATACCTGTGCTGGAAGACTAGTTCTTGCTATATATTTGGCATTTGGAGTGGCAGCTATGTGCACAGGGGTTAAATATATCTATGGCGGCAGTGGTGCAGAAGAAGCTTACCCATTAAAAGGTCATTACTCACAGTTCACGTTATTAACAATGACTTATGATGCTCGTCTCTGGAATTTGAAAATGTATGTTAAACACTATTCTAGATGTTCATCGGTAAGAGAAATTGTTGTGGTGTGGAACAAGGGTATACCTCCTGAAGCGAGTGATTTTGACTCTGCAGTGCCAGTTAGGATCAGAGTAGAGAAACAGAACTCCCTGAATAACCGGTTCAAGTTGGATTCTTTGATAAAGACTCGAGCTGTTCTGGAGCTTGATGACGACATTATGATGACCTGCAATGATATTGAGAGAGGATTCAGGATATGGCGTCAACACCCGGATCGTATTGTGGGTTTCTACCCCCGGCTCATTGATGGAAGTCCATTGAAGTACAGAGGTGAGAAACATGCTCGGAGTCATAGAGGCTATAATATGATTCTCACTGGGGCAGCATTCCTTGATAGCCAAGTAGCTTTTAAGAGGTATTGGAGTGAAGAAGCTAGCCCAGGGAGGGACTTTGTGGACAAGTCTTTCAATTGTGAGGACGTGCTTATGAATTACCTGTATGCAAATGCTAGCTCATCTCAGAATGTAGAGTATGTGAGGCCAGCATGGGCGATAGATACGTCGAAGTTATCTGGTGCTGCTATTAGCCGAAATACCCAAGTTCACTACAACAAGAGGAGCAACTGCCTGGTGAAATTTTCTGAGATGTATGGAACTTTGGCTGGGCGCAAGTGGGAATTTGATGGGCGGAAGGATGGGTGGGATGTATAG
- the LOC112194836 gene encoding glucosamine inositolphosphorylceramide transferase 1 isoform X2: MSSGFVFFFGCFVLFGSVATIYVWFAFTPYYYARGTAESSSSAAVLGCQEDNEGSWSVGVFFGDSPFNLKPIEAVNVWRDKSAAWPVANPVVTCASVSESGFPSNFVADPFLYVQGDTLYMFYETKNSITMQGDIGVSKSSDKGATWQQLGIALDEEWHLSYPYVFHYLGHIYMMPESSTNGEVRLYRALSFPMQWTLEKVILKKPLVDSFLINYDGAYWLFGSDHSGFGTTKNGQLEIWYSSSPLGPWKPHKKNPIYNGDKSFGARNGGRPFFYNGNLYRFGQDCAETYGRRVRTFKVEVLTKDEYKEVEVPLGLPEPNKGRNAWNGVRFHHLDVQQLNTGGWIAVMDGDRVPSGDSVHRFIVGSASVAIVAILVILLGVLLGAVKCMIPPNWCTHNSGKRSDAFMACERSYLCSSKLRRFCSRLNRAVSSLRGRIKPNTCAGRLVLAIYLAFGVAAMCTGVKYIYGGSGAEEAYPLKGHYSQFTLLTMTYDARLWNLKMYVKHYSRCSSVREIVVVWNKGIPPEASDFDSAVPVRIRVEKQNSLNNRFKLDSLIKTRAVLELDDDIMMTCNDIERGFRIWRQHPDRIVGFYPRLIDGSPLKYRGEKHARSHRGYNMILTGAAFLDSQVAFKRYWSEEASPGRDFVDKSFNCEDVLMNYLYANASSSQNVEYVRPAWAIDTSKLSGAAISRNTQVHYNKRSNCLVKFSEMYGTLAGRKWEFDGRKDGWDV, encoded by the exons ATGTCGTCGGGGTTCGTTTTCTTCTTCGGCTGTTTTGTGTTGTTCGGATCAGTCGCTACGATTTATGTGTGGTTTGCTTTCACGCCGTATTATTATGCTCGCGGCACAGCGGAGTCGTCGTCGTCGGCCGCCGTGCTTGGGTGTCAGGAGGACAATGAAGGTTCTTGGTCCGTTGGTGTTTTCTTCGGTGACTCTCCCTTTAATCTCAAGCCCATTGAAGCT GTGAATGTATGGAGAGACAAGAGTGCCGCCTGGCCTGTGGCAAACCCTGTTGTGACTTGTGCATCAGTTTCTGAATCTGGTTTCCCAAGTAATTTTGTTGCTGATCCTTTCCTTTATGTCCAG GGAGATACTTTGTACATGTTCTATGAAACCAAAAATTCAATCACCATGCAAGGAGATATTGGGGTTTCAAAAAGCTCTGATAAAGGAGCAACATGGCAGCAATTAGGCATTGCCTTGGATGAAGAGTGGCATCTCTCTTATCCATATGTCTTTCACTACCTTGGCCAT ATATATATGATGCCTGAAAGCAGCACGAATGGCGAAGTTCGTCTCTATCGAGCCCTCAGTTTTCCCATGCAATGGACTCTAGAAAAGGTGATCTTGAAAAAGCCTCTTGTCGACTCATTCcttatcaattatgatggagccTATTGGCTTTTCGGTTCAGACCACAGTGGATTTGGCACCACAAAGAATGGACAGTTGGAAATCTGGTACAGTAGCTCGCCTTTGGGTCCTTGGAAACCACACAAGAAGAACCCTATATATAATGGTGACAAGAGCTTTGGGGCTCGAAATGGAGGCAGACCATTTTTTTACAACGGGAATCTCTATCGCTTTGGTCAAGACTGTGCTGAAACGTATGGGAGACGTGTGCGCACCTTTAAGGTGGAAGTTCTTACCAAAGATGAATATAAGGAAGTTGAAGTCCCGTTGGGCCTTCCTGAGCCAAATAAGGGTCGCAATGCTTGGAATGGTGTTCGCTTCCATCATCTCGATGTGCAACAACTAAATACTGGAGGGTGGATTGCAGTAATGGATGGAGACCGTGTACCTTCTGGAGATTCTGTACACAGGTTTATTGTTGGTAGTGCTTCAGTTGCCATTGTCGCTATACTTGTTATATTACTAGGTGTACTACTTGGAGCTGTGAAGTGCATGATTCCCCCCAATTGGTGCACTCACAACTCGGGTAAGAGAAGTGATGCATTCATGGCTTGTGAAAGGTCATATCTGTGTTCGTCCAAACTGAGACGTTTTTGCAGCCGCTTGAACAGAGCAGTTTCATCCCTCAGAGGTAGGATTAAGCCTAATACCTGTGCTGGAAGACTAGTTCTTGCTATATATTTGGCATTTGGAGTGGCAGCTATGTGCACAGGGGTTAAATATATCTATGGCGGCAGTGGTGCAGAAGAAGCTTACCCATTAAAAGGTCATTACTCACAGTTCACGTTATTAACAATGACTTATGATGCTCGTCTCTGGAATTTGAAAATGTATGTTAAACACTATTCTAGATGTTCATCGGTAAGAGAAATTGTTGTGGTGTGGAACAAGGGTATACCTCCTGAAGCGAGTGATTTTGACTCTGCAGTGCCAGTTAGGATCAGAGTAGAGAAACAGAACTCCCTGAATAACCGGTTCAAGTTGGATTCTTTGATAAAGACTCGAGCTGTTCTGGAGCTTGATGACGACATTATGATGACCTGCAATGATATTGAGAGAGGATTCAGGATATGGCGTCAACACCCGGATCGTATTGTGGGTTTCTACCCCCGGCTCATTGATGGAAGTCCATTGAAGTACAGAGGTGAGAAACATGCTCGGAGTCATAGAGGCTATAATATGATTCTCACTGGGGCAGCATTCCTTGATAGCCAAGTAGCTTTTAAGAGGTATTGGAGTGAAGAAGCTAGCCCAGGGAGGGACTTTGTGGACAAGTCTTTCAATTGTGAGGACGTGCTTATGAATTACCTGTATGCAAATGCTAGCTCATCTCAGAATGTAGAGTATGTGAGGCCAGCATGGGCGATAGATACGTCGAAGTTATCTGGTGCTGCTATTAGCCGAAATACCCAAGTTCACTACAACAAGAGGAGCAACTGCCTGGTGAAATTTTCTGAGATGTATGGAACTTTGGCTGGGCGCAAGTGGGAATTTGATGGGCGGAAGGATGGGTGGGATGTATAG